One Malania oleifera isolate guangnan ecotype guangnan chromosome 10, ASM2987363v1, whole genome shotgun sequence genomic region harbors:
- the LOC131165563 gene encoding uncharacterized protein LOC131165563 — translation MAWFRAGSSLAKLAVRRTLSQAGSYTSRTLILPSHNRYFHTTVFRSKAQAAPVPRPVPLSRLTDSFLDGTSSVYLEELQRAWEADPSSVDESWDNFFRNFVGQAATSPGISGQTIQESMRLLLLVRAYQVSGHMKAKLDPLGLEQRQIPEDLDPGLYGFTEADLDREFFLGVWKMAGFLSENRPVQTLRAILTRLEQAYCGSIGYEYMHIQDREKCNWLRDNIETPTPRQYNRQHREVILDRLIWSTQFENFLATKWTAAKRFGLEGGETLIPGMKEMFDRAADLGVESIVIGMSHRGRLNVLGNVVRKPLRQIFSEFSGGTRPVDEVGLYTGTGDVKYHLGTSYDRPTRGGKRIHLSLVANPSHLEAADPVVVGKTRAKQYYSNDVDRTKNMGILIHGDGSFAGQGVVYETLHLSALPNYTTGGTIHIVVNNQVAFTTDPRSGRSSQYCTDVAKALDAPIFHVNGDDMEAVVRACELAAEWRQNFHSDVVVDIVCYRRFGHNEIDEPSFTQPKMYKVIRDHPSSLQIYQQKLLESGQVTQEDIDKIHNKVNKILNEEFLASKDYVPKKRDWLSAYWSGFKSPEQVSRVRNTGVKPDILKNVGKAITALPDNFKPHRAVKKIFELRAQMIETGEGIDWAVGEALAFATLLVEGNHVRLSGQDVERGTFSHRHAVVHDQESGEQYCPLDHVIMNQNEEMFTVSNSSLSEFGVLGFELGYSMENPNALVMWEAQFGDFANGAQVIFDQFLSSGESKWLRQTGLVLLLPHGYDGQGPEHSSARLERFLQMSDDNPYVIPEMDPTLRKQIQECNWQVVNVTTPANYFHVLRRQIHREFRKPLIVMSPKNLLRHKDCKSNLSEFDDVQGHPGFDKQGTRFKRLIKDQNNHSDLEEGIRRLILCSGKVYYELDEERRKVHGSDIAICRVEQLCPFPYDLIQRELKRYPNAEIVWCQEEPMNMGAYSYIAPHLCTAMKVMDRGTMDDIKYIGRAPSASTATGFFQMHVKEQTELVQKAVQPEPINYP, via the exons ATGGCATGGTTTAGAGCTGGTTCCAGTTTAGCGAAGCTTGCTGTTAGGAGAACTCTATCTCAGGCTGGATCATACACCTCAAGAACACTGATCCTTCCTTCGCATAATCGTTATTTTCATACTACAGTCTTTAGATCAAAGGCACAAGCTGCACCTGTCCCTCGGCCTGTGCCCCTCTCTAGGCTAACTGATAGCTTCTTAGATGGGACAAGCAGTGTCTACCTAGAGGAGTTACAAAGGGCTTGGGAAGCTGACCCAAGTAGTGTTGATGAGTCGTGGGACAATTTCTTTAGAAATTTTGTTGGCCAAGCTGCCACATCCCCTGGAATTTCGGGCCAAACTATACAAGAGAGCATGCGTTTGTTGTTGCTTGTGCGAGCATACCAGGTTAGTGGTCACATGAAAGCTAAGTTGGATCCTTTGGGTCTTGAACAACGGCAAATTCCTGAGGATTTGGACCCTGGTCTTTATGGATTCACAGAAGCTGATCTTGATCGGGAATTTTTCCTCGGGGTTTGGAAGATGGCTGGGTTTTTGTCTGAGAATCGTCCTGTGCAGACCCTTAGAGCAATACTGACCCGTCTTGAGCAGGCATACTGTGGGAGCATTGGATATGAGTACATGCACATTCAAGATCGGGAGAAATGTAACTGGTTGAGAGACAACATTGAAACCCCCACACCAAGACAATACAATCGCCAACATCGCGAGGTTATCCTTGATAGGCTTATATGGAGCACGCAGTTTGAAAACTTTTTGGCCACTAAGTGGACTGCAGCAAAGAGGTTTGGGCTCGAAGGTGGGGAAACTCTGATTCCAGGGATGAAGGAAATGTTTGACAGAGCAGCAGATCTTGGGGTTGAGAGCATAGTTATTGGGATGTCTCACAGAGGAAGACTTAATGTTCTGGGTAATGTTGTTCGAAAGCCACTGCGCCAGATTTTTAGTGAGTTTAGTGGTGGTACAAGGCCTGTGGATGAAGTTGGGCTTTACACAGGAACTGGTGATGTCAAGTATCACTTGGGAACTTCATATGATCGTCCAACTAGAGGTGGGAAGAGAATTCATTTATCTTTGGTTGCAAACCCTAGTCACTTGGAAGCTGCAGATCCGGTTGTGGTTGGAAAAACTAGAGCTAAACAATATTACTCCAATGATGTGGATAGAACAAAGAACATGGGCATTTTGATTCATGGGGATGGGAGCTTTGCAGGACAAGGTGTAGTTTACGAGACACTACATCTAAGTGCTCTTCCAAACTACACTACTGGTGGGACTATACACATTGTGGTGAACAATCAAGTTGCTTTTACTACTGATCCAAGATCAGGGAGATCTTCTCAGTATTGTACTGATGTTGCCAAAGCATTGGATGCACCCATTTTCCATGTAAATGGTGATGATATGGAGGCAGTTGTTCGTGCATGTGAGCTTGCAGCAGAGTGGCGCCAGAATTTTCATTCAGATGTCGTAGTTGATATAGTGTGTTACCGTCGTTTTGGTCACAATGAGATTGATGAACCATCCTTTACACAGCCTAAAATGTACAAG GTAATCCGTGATCATCCCTCATCTCTTCAGATTTACCAGCAGAAACTTTTGGAATCTGGGCAGGTGACACAGGAAGACATTGATAAGATACACAACAAGGTAAATAAAAtcttaaatgaagaatttttggCGAGCAAAGACTATGTCCCTAAAAAAAGGGATTGGCTTTCGGCTTATTGGTCTGGGTTCAAGTCACCTGAACAAGTTTCACGTGTTCGAAATACTGG GGTCAAACCTGACATCTTGAAAAATGTTGGCAAAGCAATCACAGCTCTTCCAGATAACTTCAAGCCCCACAGAGCAGTAAAGAAGATTTTTGAACTGCGTGCACAGATGATTGAAACTGGGGAGGGCATTGACTGGGCTGTTGGGGAAGCACTTGCTTTTGCAACATTGCTAGTAGAAGGTAACCATGTTCGGTTGAGTGGTCAAGATGTTGAAAGGGGTACATTTAGTCATCGGCATGCTGTTGTCCATGATCAAGAATCAGGCGAGCAGTACTGCCCCTTGGATCATGTTATAATGAACCAAAATGAGGAGATGTTCACTGTAAGCAACAG TTCTCTATCAGAATTTGGTGTTCTTGGATTTGAGTTGGGTTACTCAATGGAAAATCCCAATGCTTTGGTAATGTGGGAAGCTCAATTTGGTGATTTTGCTAATGGAGCTCAAGTGATCTTTGATCAGTTTTTGAGTAGTGGGGAGTCAAAATGGCTGCGTCAAACTGGGCTTGTTTTGTTGCTTCCTCATGGTTATGATGGTCAGGGCCCTGAGCATTCAAGTGCGCGATTGGAGCGTTTCCTTCAG ATGAGTGATGATAATCCCTATGTTATTCCAGAGATGGATCCGACTCTCAGGAAGCAGATCCAGGAGTGCAATTGGCAGGTTGTGAATGTGACAACGCCTGCTAATTATTTTCATGTTCTTCGGCGTCAG ATACACAGGGAATTTCGTAAACCTCTCATTGTGATGTCTCCAAAGAACCTGCTTCGGCACAAAGACTGTAAATCAAATCTATCTGAATTTGATGATGTCCAAGGTCACCCAGGTTTTGACAAACAAGGGACCAGGTTCAAACGCCTTATAAAGGACCAGAACAATCACTCTGACCTCGAGGAGGGTATCAGGCGGTTGATTCTTTGTTCAGGAAAG GTTTATTATGAACTTGATGAAGAGAGAAGAAAAGTCCATGGCAGTGACATTGCAATCTGCAGGGTTGAACAACTTTGCCCCTTCCCTTATGATCTAATCCAGCGAGAGCTGAAGCGTTACCCAA ATGCTGAGATTGTTTGGTGCCAGGAAGAGCCAATGAATATGGGTGCATACAGTTACATAGCACCCCACCTCTGTACTGCCATGAAAGTAATGGACAGGGGAACTATGGATGACATCAAATACATTGGCCGAGCTCCTTCTGCTTCTACGGCCACTGGGTTCTTCCAGATGCACGTGAAAGAACAGACTGAGCTTGTCCAGAAAGCTGTCCAGCCCGAACCCATCAACTATCCTTGA
- the LOC131166502 gene encoding uncharacterized protein LOC131166502, giving the protein MQLQGAPDAIMCRAFATTLKGTTRDWYRTLRPGSVGSFQGTEQMFIGHFLSSRRVAKTTGHLMSMVQGDRETLKNFMHRFNTATLEICNLDMGVALAALTTALQPGSFLYSLGKKPPVDMGELMI; this is encoded by the coding sequence atgcAGCTGCAAGGAGCTCCGGACGCCATCATGTGCCGAGCGTTTGCTACCACCCTTAAGGGTACCACCAGAGACTGGTATCGAACTCTTCGACCAGGATCTGTTGGTTCCTTCCAAGGGACGGAGCAAATGTTCATCGGCCATTTCCTTAGTAGCCGGAGAGTTGCCAAAACAACAGGCCATCTAATGAGTATGGTGCAAGGGGACCGGGAGACTTTAAAGAACTTCATGCACCGTTTCAACACAGCGACCCTAGAAATCTGCAACTTGGATATGGGGGTAGCCTTGGCCGCCCTGACAACGGCTCTCCAACCCGGAAGTTTCTTATACTCCCTTGGAAAAAAACCTCCAGTAGACATGGGGGAGTTAATGATTTGA